A region of the Dermacentor albipictus isolate Rhodes 1998 colony chromosome 4, USDA_Dalb.pri_finalv2, whole genome shotgun sequence genome:
CGCACATCCTCTAAAGTGCCATATTCTTTATGGAGAGCTTTGGCCCGCGCGACTCGGCGGGATTGATGGTATTCAGGGTGGACATTCTTAGGAAGGGGTTTCAGGATAAGCGCGGAGTGTATGGCTCGAGGGAGAGAGATGAAGTCTGTCGTGTGTGCCGGTATGCGAATTCCCAGAGAATCCAGTATATATCGTCCAGTTTCCGTGCCAGCCAGACGAAGGTACTGTGTGTAGCGATGTGCATCTATAAGTTCTTGTATAGTGTTGTGCATTCctaattttaagagtctgtccgTGCTAGTGCTCTTTGGTAAGTTTAGCGCTGCTTTGGTAGCCATGCGGATAAGAGCATTGATCTTGTCTTTATCCGAACAGGAGAGGTTCAGGTAAGGAGTGGCGTAAAGAATGCGGCTAAGCACAAAGGCATGCAGCACCTTCAGATTATCTGCTTCGTCTAGACCGGCTCGTGAATGTGAAACCCTTCTAAGAAGATGGATGACTGAGTAAGTGGACTGTTTTAGTGCTTTCAGGGTAAGGTTGTTTTTCCCCGTGTCCTGTAAATGCAGGCCAAGAATGCGGAGGGTAGGTGTTTGCGGTATGGGAGTGTCATGCAGGTAGATAGTGATGGGGGAGGTAGGGACGCGCCGCGGGCGGATTATGAGGAGTGCTGACTTTGTGggggagcattcaagcccaatgTTTGCCGCGTGAGTAGCGATAGTTGTAGCGGCTTCCTGAAGGGTCGATTCTATGTCGCCATCCGAGCCGTATGTGGTCCAGACCGTTATATCATCCGCGTAAAGTGTGTGTCCTAAGTGCGGGATGCGGCTGAGAGCCTTGGCCAGGGGGATGAGGGTGAGGTTGAAGAGGAAGGGAGATAacaccgccccttgcggggtacCAATGTTACCAAGCGTGAAGTGGGGGGTCTGTATATCATCTATATGCAGTGAGGCTGTGCGACCGTTTAAGAAGGCCCGGATATAGTTGTAGGTCTTAGGCCCCAACTGCAGCTCTTGGATGCCCTGCAGGATGGCGCTGTGTgtaactttgtcgaatgctttggtgAGGTCGACTGCCAGGATTGCTCTGGTGTGATGTAACATGTCATTGAGGATAGCGTGTGAAATCTGCAGTAGGGCGTCCTGTGCCGAGAGGTGGGATCGAAATCCTACCATAGTATGGGGATATAGTCCATGGGATTCCATGTGTTGCGTGAGACGGGTGAGGATGACATGCTCAAACAGTTTGCCCAAGCACGAAGTCAGCGAAATGGGACGGAGGTTTTGGGCGTTAATGGGCTTGTTTGGTTTAGGAATGAATATTATTTTCCCGTGCTTCCATTCAGCAGGTAGCACCCCCATTTCCCAGCACTCATTGAAGTAGTCGGTGAGAAGGGAAATTGAACGGTCATCTAAATTTCTGAGCATGACATTTGTGATTTGGTCCTCCCCAGGGGTTGAGTTTCGGAGCTTGATAAGGGCTGCTCTGACTTCAACCTCCATAATGGGGGCGTCGAGGGAGGGTTGATCGGGGCCTACATAGTCGGGATATGATACAGCTTGGCCCACAGTGGTATAAGTTGATTGGAGTTGGCGTAACAGTGCTTGATGATTTTGGCGATGTTTATGGGTAAGTCTTTTTAGTGTGAGCCGAGTTTGCTTTTTAGTTTGAGTGGGGTCTATCATATGTCGCAAAAGATGCCAGGCCCTGGTGGAGGAGAGATTACCTCGTAATCCGTCACATAATTGGTGCCAGTTAGATTTACTGAGTGCGGCActgtgttcttctatttgtttctgtagttgcgCTAATTTTAGCTTAAGTTTCCGATTTTGCTTCTGGGTTTTCCAGCGTGTGAGGATACTGCTTTGAGCTTGTAGTAGGTGCGCTAAGCGACTGTCTGCAACGGGAGTCTCGGGGGTGGCATCTAATGTTTGCGTGAATGCCTGGACATCCTGTTTCAGCTCTGTCATCCATGTGTGGAGGTTAAAGGGGGATTCTAATGTTTTGGCCTCTCTGTGCTTCCGAAGATTATCCCAGCTGGTAATCCTGACACGGTAGGCTTTAGCTTTTATGGCGAAATCAAGCTGTATAGTTATGatataatgatcactgcccaggGCCTCATTTGAGTTTGTCCACACTGGTGTGGGAAGGTTGCGACCAAAAGTAAGATCTGGGCTTGTGTCGGCAGTGACACTATTGCCGATTCTTGTAGGTGTGCTCAGATCATTATATATGGACAGGCCGTGCATCTGAAGGGTGTTGTGCAATTCCGCTCCTCTCTTGTTAGTGCGTGTGTACCCCCAGTCTACATGTGCGCAGTTGAAGTCCCCTAATATAATGAGGGGGTCCTTTTTTGCAGCGTTGGAGGCGGCTTTAATTAGAGAGATTAAATCTGAGACCGGTTGCCTCGGGAGGAGGTAACAGTTGAGGATGAAGAGGGGTTGAGATCTGTGAGTGGAGGGGATTAATTCTATGAATGTGTGAGCTACCGGCGAGGTTAGTACATGACAAGTGTATGGTACGAAATGTTGGAGATACGTCGTAACCCTGGGGTTTGGAGTGGTGTCGGAGGGTACCAGAGCGTATCCTGGCAGCGATAAATTTGTGCCAGCATCCTGAAGTGCTACTATATCAGGGGGTGTGGAGGAAGCAGAGAGGAGCTGCTGCAGGGGGTCTCGTTTGCGACGaaaccccctgcagttccattgtagGATGCTTAATTGGAGATTATTGCCCGTCAACTGGGCCATGCTGAAGGGTGGGGGGGCGGAGGATGGGAGCAGCTGTGGGGTTGCTAGCTGGGATATGTGAAGGCATTCCAGCAATTATTTGTGGAATTTGTTGTAGAATAGTAGAGGTTACCTGACTGATAATAGTTTCTGTAAGCTTAGTGATGGCGGCTTCAATGTAATTTTGAGTCTGAGCCAGAATACTGGCTTCGAGCTGTTGGGCAAATTTTTGTAATTTAGAATCCATGTCTGGAATGTCTTCTGATCTGCGTTTCTTTTGTGGAGGGGGTGTGGAGGGTTGGGGTGTAGGTGAAGAGGTTTGGGGTGTTGGTGAAGGAGTGGGTGGAGAAACGGTAGGAGGGATGGAATTAATGGCTGCCCTAAGATGCCTTACCTCTTCCCGCAGGAGAGCTATCTCTTCCTCCCGCTGTGAGGTTTGGGGTGTACTGGTGGGCTTGGTCCAGGCTCGCTGGCGATCTTGATGAGACACTAGCGGTGGAAAGTCCTTTGGCGTGGGCACTGGTTGCTTGGGTTTCGACGCGGTCTGTCTACGAGGTGGAGGGGTCCTGGCTTTGCACGAGCCGGTACCGGTAAGGTGGGAACCACCACAAAGAATGCAGCTTGGCGTGCATGGGGTCTCTTGAGGGGTGTGCTTCTCGCCACACCGCGGGCACAGTCCAGCCTTCGGGAGAGGGCACACGTCGTACCTGTGTCCAGGCTTCCTGCAGTTTGTGCAGGCATCGGGGCTTCCCTGGTATTTGGTGCAGCGGTGTACCACACACATATATTTAATTGTGTGAGGCACGGGACCTGAGGCAAAAGTTATTAAGATGGACGTTGTTTTACCCATGCGTCGGGCCGCTATAATGTTAGCGTCCGGGTTTCTGTATTGTAAGTCAGTTAGGATTTGTTCTGGTGTCTCGTTCCAGTAGGCCCGGGaaatgacgcccttgactgccgcTGGAGGGGCCGCGATGTACGCGGCTACCGGGTATTGTAGTCCATCTAAGGTAATTTGCTGGATTTTGACCAAAGCGAGAGCTGTTGCCTCCGCTACCGTCGCCACTGTAAAGGTGTTGTTAGTTGGATGGATCCTTATGTGCAACTCGCCTATCACTGAGCAGCTGAGGGTCGAGTGAAGTGCCTGCAGGATACTGGGAGCCGGGATCTTCTCCAGGGAGAGGCCGCCTCGCGGGCGAAAGACTACTCTGATGGTACCCGCCGGCAGTGCGGCGAGTTGCTTGCTTCTATGGACGACGACGCGCGTCATGCGTAGGAGCTGTGGCGTCTCCTTGAACGCGCTTCGTTTGTTCCCAGATGCAGCGTCCGGTGGCGCGCCGGCGTTGCTGGCGCTTGGTTTAGGTTGAACGGTGGCCGATACCGGGTGTTTTGGGGGCGAATTCGAATCCGTGGTCCGATTACGGTATGCATGGAGCACAGTTTTCCACTCACCAGGGTGGCAGTCCGACGGGTTCGAGGTCTCTCCATCCACGGGCTCCTCCATGGCTGTTGGGGAGTGAGGAACGCGGCGCACCGGCGAGGCTCGCCTCGACGAGGCGAGGCTTAGCGCAGCGGCGTGGCTGCCAGAGACATTTTCATCAGGTAGCTCACCGAGGTCATTGGACACATCCAAAAGATGGTAGCGTTTGGGGTCCGTGAACCTTCCAGGATCCGTTGAGGGCCTTGGTGGGTCCTAGAAAGGACTTAGCTGGGCACAGGAACCAGAAATTGGCGGAGCCGATAATAAACGCGTCCGCTCACTCGGGCCCCCTAGCGGCCTTTtcgccttagaaacgcgctgtttctaaggcgtgcgtctcttgctcaggcgcacatttcgttgccgcgccgaacgctgctttgctcgacgctcaccgcgtccaatgcggggcgcgtagtcgctgccctgtagcccattgtcttacaccccttggcgggtcgacgggaacgctgtcgcgttccactcttgaaggcgaagaagtaatgcatgagttgtttcttcgtctagccgaaccaaatatagccaagcaacagcagttcaccaggctaaacagtggttcaacaactaaaataaaggctagtatgcttcgcatcctgggcttaaccttacctaagccacagccatttttattgttttcattctttctttttttcgttcgtgTACTGATTCagcgcctcctcctcctcctaatgAAGGCATCGTTCGAGCGTTATTTCCTTCCCTGCGCGTGTTGCTTCTAATTGTTCGCGGCATGTATAGAGCGATGACGACGCCGCGCATGAGAGGCTTGCTTTATGGGCCGCCTCTGGACTTCCTTGCCTGCCTCATTCGCCTGTATTAAGCCGCTTGCGTATATGCGACCTTCCATCcacctttctttatttatttcattctttCCTACTTTCGTTCTTCGCTCCGCTTTCTCGTGTATCTCGCGTTGCATCCAGATAACTACCCAGGTGGCGTTGTTTTCTCGTGTGACGGTAGTCCGTTATGCGGCGTTGGCGGCCAGAGTATACCCTTCAGCCCCGGTCACTCCAGCTACATCTGTCGTTGGATTTTCCGCGGGTAGCAAGCAGCTGCGGGCCGCCGCGTTGGCCGCGGGAATAATTTGGCTTTCGCGTCCGCCATCTAACCGACAAGCGGACATGCGTGGTTCGATGCAGCGCGCGCGGCTAGGGGATGTGGTGCAGTAGTGCGCAGTTCCGACGTAGCGCACTTTCGACGTAGCCCAATTCCGACGTAGCGCACTTTCGACGTAGCCCAATTCCGACGTAGCGCACTTCCGACGTAGGGCAACGCCCAATCCTTCGTAAGGTGCCACgcattcgctttttgatacaatTCCTTAAAAGTCATTTATTTTCAAATGGCGTTTGTGGACAAGGCCTCTATGGGGTAGAGCAGGGCGTTGTCAGGCGGCACTTGCTTGACTGGATCCTAGGTTCACGTATGTCTTGTGAAATACGAGTGATGTAACGGCACAGTTGTAGCGGCCTATAGCCGGCAGCgcccgcattgcgatgggggtgGAATACAAAAACGCTGGTATACCGTacattaggtgcatgttaaagaattctcagagtgactaaaaaaaaaaaagaagctaatcCGGAGTTCTCTTTGACGGCGTGCCTCAGTGTTGCCGAGAGAGCTCCACCCACTATACGCTGCGTGCTGCCTCCCCAATTGCggcgcagctctctctctctctctctctctctctctctctctctctctctcacacacacacacacacacacacactttttttcttttttctaacctGGTATGTGTTCACTCCCCTACTCATATTAATGTCCTCCGGGATGCGCCGCAGAAATTCCAACATGTTTTGCGAGAGTTTGATAAAGGAAGTAGAGAATCCATGGTGGAAAATAAGGCGTTTTGTAACCAGATTTCAGGGCGCGGTAAATGATCCTCATAGCAGGCAGTGTAGCCTTGGCACTGTATAAGCCGCGGTTAATGTTGTTGCCGTTGTTCTtgtggcgagaaaaaaaaaagcgtggataccTAATAAGAGAGAATGAAACCGGCAGAACGAAGTGGCGAAGCTCGCCTCAGTAAATTTCCCGGTGATTCTTTTATAAGTTCGTAAGTTTTGCGGTTTGCGATTATAACGCCGGACCAGTTCATATACGTCCGAACACGGCGCCCAAAAATAGTGTCAGCGagaatatcattagcgaaggcagtCGGCCAAGCGCGACGACAGCTGTTTCGGGCGAAACGATTTGTGCGTTCGACCTCTGTTTAGCAGGAGTTTG
Encoded here:
- the LOC139059191 gene encoding uncharacterized protein — encoded protein: MEEPVDGETSNPSDCHPGEWKTVLHAYRNRTTDSNSPPKHPVSATVQPKPSASNAGAPPDAASGNKRSAFKETPQLLRMTRVVVHRSKQLAALPAGTIRVVFRPRGGLSLEKIPAPSILQALHSTLSCSVIGELHIRIHPTNNTFTVATVAEATALALVKIQQITLDGLQYPVAAYIAAPPAAVKGVISRAYWNETPEQILTDLQYRNPDANIIAARRMGKTTSILITFASGPVPHTIKYMCVVHRCTKYQGSPDACTNCRKPGHRYDVCPLPKAGLCPRCGEKHTPQETPCTPSCILCGGSHLTGTGSCKARTPPPRRQTASKPKQPVPTPKDFPPLVSHQDRQRAWTKPTSTPQTSQREEEIALLREEGQPAIGTWEEWEALLASQDPDAQLRCVNRGASAMALRGLDTCA